A single Natranaerobius thermophilus JW/NM-WN-LF DNA region contains:
- the spo0A gene encoding sporulation transcription factor Spo0A, translated as MLIDILIVDDNKEFCEILKDYLAEHDDFNVVGTAHNGEEAIEKIKQSPPDILLLDIIMPILDGIGVLEYLQKEDFENKPKTIMLTAFGHEKITQRAVSLGADYYILKPFSMDILADRIKQLYSGFGMSKPEIDNLAATDDSKEMVLQDSQNIGNSINPENNKVDLEAEITDIIHELGVPAHIKGYLYLRKAIMMVIEDPDLLNSVTKILYPKIAETFETTPSRVERAIRHAIEVAWNRNDIETIKNLFGYTINTEKGKPTNSEFIAIVADKLRLKTKQRA; from the coding sequence TTGTTGATTGATATTTTAATTGTAGATGATAATAAAGAATTTTGTGAAATTTTGAAGGATTACTTGGCTGAACATGACGATTTTAATGTTGTGGGTACTGCACATAATGGAGAAGAAGCTATCGAAAAAATTAAACAAAGTCCCCCTGATATTTTGTTACTTGACATTATTATGCCAATATTAGATGGAATAGGTGTATTAGAGTATCTGCAAAAAGAAGATTTCGAAAATAAGCCCAAAACTATTATGCTAACTGCCTTTGGTCACGAAAAGATAACACAACGGGCCGTTAGTCTAGGAGCCGACTATTACATTTTAAAACCCTTTAGCATGGATATTTTAGCAGATAGGATCAAACAATTGTATTCAGGTTTTGGGATGTCAAAACCTGAAATTGACAATCTAGCTGCTACCGATGATAGTAAAGAAATGGTACTTCAGGATTCTCAGAATATAGGTAATTCCATAAACCCCGAAAATAATAAAGTTGATTTAGAAGCAGAAATCACTGATATCATTCACGAATTGGGAGTTCCTGCTCATATAAAAGGATATCTTTATTTAAGAAAAGCAATTATGATGGTTATCGAAGACCCTGACTTATTAAATTCGGTAACTAAGATTTTATACCCCAAGATTGCTGAAACCTTTGAAACTACACCGAGTAGAGTTGAAAGGGCAATTAGACATGCCATTGAAGTAGCATGGAATAGAAATGATATCGAAACCATTAAGAATTTATTTGGATATACCATAAATACTGAAAAAGGGAAGCCAACGAATTCAGAATTTATTGCAATTGTAGCCGACAAATTGAGATTAAAAACAAAACAAAGAGCTTAA
- the spoIVB gene encoding SpoIVB peptidase: MINKETSRKITGIILAAVILLVGFSSPVRNYVELPNELRLIKGDKLEVHPFLPVELHILNQDQILSVNGQQITDQTPAAVGLTEPLKLSSLDVGNVKVEFRLFGYVPLRTMEINVIEDRELVPGGEAIGIKAGTSEIVVSDYFYLETENGEMSPAKKAGIQKGDSLLEIEGHDISSLDSTSELLIDLLEKQDTDSIEVIIERSGKEKSKTIDPRYCLNLNEYGIGLYLTDSSLGVGTLTYKDFENKEYGALGHSISTWDSAPASLKDGRIVDARIIDINKGSDGKPGEKKGNFLHGEEPLGTIEKNTKHGIFGKITNESVYSSQIEPKSIGLAKHAEPGSAQILTVLDNQEIERFEIEIKRVFPHNAENGKGMVIEVTDEELLQRTGGIVQGMSGSPIIQDDKLIGAITHVFVNDSEKGYGTFLEWMLYESEK; the protein is encoded by the coding sequence TTGATAAACAAAGAAACTAGTAGAAAAATTACAGGGATTATCTTAGCAGCTGTAATTCTATTAGTTGGTTTTAGCAGTCCCGTAAGAAATTATGTGGAATTACCCAATGAATTAAGGCTAATTAAGGGTGATAAACTGGAAGTTCATCCATTTTTACCAGTAGAACTACACATATTAAATCAAGATCAAATTTTATCAGTCAATGGTCAACAAATTACTGATCAAACTCCCGCAGCAGTAGGTTTAACAGAACCTTTAAAACTTTCTTCCTTAGATGTTGGTAATGTTAAAGTAGAGTTTCGTCTTTTTGGTTATGTTCCCCTTAGAACAATGGAAATAAACGTAATTGAAGACAGGGAATTAGTACCAGGAGGCGAAGCCATTGGAATAAAAGCAGGAACTAGTGAAATAGTAGTTTCTGACTACTTTTATTTAGAAACTGAAAATGGTGAAATGTCACCAGCTAAAAAAGCTGGCATTCAAAAAGGAGATAGCCTACTTGAGATAGAAGGTCATGATATTTCAAGTTTAGATTCTACTTCAGAATTATTAATTGATCTATTAGAAAAACAAGATACCGATTCAATTGAAGTGATTATTGAACGATCAGGAAAAGAAAAATCGAAAACAATTGATCCTCGATACTGTTTAAACTTAAATGAATATGGTATTGGTTTGTATCTTACCGATTCTTCTCTAGGAGTTGGAACTTTAACTTATAAAGATTTTGAAAACAAAGAATATGGAGCTTTAGGCCATTCAATTTCAACATGGGATAGTGCTCCTGCTTCTTTAAAAGATGGTAGGATTGTAGATGCCAGGATAATAGACATTAACAAGGGTAGTGATGGAAAACCAGGAGAAAAAAAGGGAAATTTCCTCCATGGTGAAGAACCTTTAGGTACTATTGAAAAAAATACTAAACATGGTATTTTTGGTAAAATCACTAATGAAAGTGTATACAGTTCCCAAATTGAACCCAAATCTATTGGATTGGCTAAACACGCAGAACCAGGATCAGCTCAAATTTTAACGGTTTTAGATAATCAAGAGATAGAAAGATTTGAGATTGAAATCAAAAGAGTTTTTCCACACAATGCAGAAAATGGAAAAGGGATGGTAATTGAAGTTACAGATGAAGAATTACTACAAAGAACTGGTGGTATTGTTCAAGGTATGAGTGGTAGTCCTATCATCCAAGATGATAAATTAATTGGTGCAATTACACATGTATTTGTAAACGATTCAGAAAAGGGATATGGAACGTTTTTAGAGTGGATGCTCTATGAATCCGAAAAATAA
- the recN gene encoding DNA repair protein RecN encodes MLVHLNIKDFALIDHLILEPGPGLNILTGETGAGKTIILDALGLILGGRASTEYIRTGSKKAIVQGVFQLKSGPIDNILEEWGIAKEDNQLLIITREISQGKSIAKINDQIVTVNKLKELGKQLVDIHGQHDHQSLLNIDKHLDLLDAYGGSELLQLREMISELYQQLQQNKQKLQELIQDPKERARRLELLEYQQREIEEANLDSKEEQELIEQRNKLQNIERLREAVGFAYTRIYEGEEYQPSVIDSLGSVLDKLRNAVDIDNKIENFYQQVEQEMIKIEELSRDINNYIEEMDINPMELQEIEDRINTYNELKRKYGNSIEEIMNYLEDIASEIDYLKNTENQRIQLEQEQQQITDKLNNLSQQLHNKRMEVKPNLEENIISQLKDLAMDKVQFSVDLQQTKLNSRGFDKAEFLFSPNKGEPVKSLVKIASGGELARVMLALKSIFSDIDNISTLVFDEVDTGISGTAAQKVAYKLQSLSDNTQILCVTHLPQVASKADEHFKLSKSDYNGRTATEINTLSRQDRIFEIAKMIDGEEPSKTSLEHAENMIFGRD; translated from the coding sequence ATGCTAGTACATCTAAATATTAAAGATTTTGCCCTGATTGATCACCTTATCCTGGAGCCTGGTCCGGGATTAAATATTTTAACTGGAGAAACTGGTGCAGGGAAAACAATAATTTTAGATGCCTTAGGACTTATCTTGGGAGGAAGAGCATCCACTGAATACATTCGTACAGGGAGTAAAAAGGCTATTGTACAAGGGGTGTTTCAACTAAAATCAGGTCCCATTGATAATATCTTGGAAGAATGGGGAATAGCCAAAGAAGATAACCAGCTTTTGATAATAACTAGAGAAATATCCCAAGGTAAGAGTATTGCAAAAATAAATGATCAAATAGTAACAGTCAATAAATTAAAAGAGTTAGGTAAACAGTTAGTAGATATTCATGGACAGCACGATCATCAATCTTTATTAAATATTGATAAACATCTTGATCTTTTAGATGCATATGGTGGTTCAGAATTATTACAGCTAAGAGAAATGATTTCAGAACTCTATCAACAGCTCCAGCAAAACAAGCAGAAATTACAAGAGCTAATTCAAGATCCGAAAGAAAGAGCCCGTAGATTAGAACTACTGGAATATCAACAAAGAGAAATTGAAGAAGCAAACCTGGATTCTAAAGAGGAACAAGAATTAATAGAACAAAGAAATAAATTACAGAACATAGAAAGGTTAAGGGAAGCTGTCGGTTTTGCATATACCAGAATTTATGAAGGAGAAGAATATCAGCCTTCGGTTATAGATTCCTTAGGCTCAGTCCTGGACAAGCTGAGAAATGCCGTTGATATAGACAACAAAATAGAAAATTTTTACCAACAAGTTGAACAAGAGATGATCAAAATTGAGGAACTAAGCCGAGATATTAATAACTATATTGAAGAAATGGATATTAATCCTATGGAACTTCAAGAAATCGAAGATAGGATTAACACTTACAACGAGCTAAAACGAAAATATGGGAATTCAATAGAAGAGATTATGAATTATCTAGAAGACATAGCTTCGGAAATTGATTACTTGAAAAACACTGAAAATCAGCGTATTCAACTTGAACAAGAACAGCAACAAATAACAGATAAATTAAATAATTTATCGCAACAACTTCATAACAAAAGAATGGAAGTAAAGCCTAACTTAGAAGAAAACATCATTTCTCAATTAAAGGATTTAGCCATGGATAAAGTTCAATTTAGTGTAGATCTTCAACAGACTAAACTTAATTCAAGAGGTTTTGATAAAGCTGAATTTTTATTTAGCCCCAATAAAGGTGAACCAGTAAAATCTCTTGTAAAAATAGCCTCTGGTGGTGAACTTGCTAGAGTTATGCTTGCTCTAAAATCAATATTTTCTGATATCGACAATATAAGCACTTTAGTTTTTGATGAGGTAGATACAGGCATTAGTGGGACTGCTGCTCAAAAAGTAGCGTATAAATTACAAAGCTTGTCCGATAATACACAAATTTTATGCGTCACCCATTTACCACAAGTTGCTAGTAAAGCTGATGAACATTTTAAATTATCTAAATCAGATTATAATGGCCGAACTGCAACTGAAATAAACACTTTATCCCGTCAAGATAGAATTTTTGAGATAGCCAAGATGATTGATGGAGAAGAACCATCAAAAACATCTTTAGAACATGCCGAAAACATGATTTTTGGGAGAGATTAA
- a CDS encoding NAD(+)/NADH kinase, with amino-acid sequence MRSVGLIPNIQKDQVAEITSRMYKILSEHDIDVYLTHEGADLIGTESAGVSSDVMGEVAEMIIILGGDGTILKAAREYAPYDIPLLGINLGKMGFLAEIEANEVMAYLESLLTGNYTIEERMMLDATVLRDRKEITTFSALNDVIIAKGPFSRIIEVETKVGGNYLETYPGDGLIVTSPTGSTGYSFSAGGPIISSNLEVMMITPICPHLMHNRSVIISSDEVVTAKMKTNYAVVVLTVDGQQGFTLQDGDEIKVKKSNYKTKLVKLRRRSFYQLLNEKLTGGQEV; translated from the coding sequence ATGAGGAGTGTAGGTTTAATACCCAACATTCAAAAAGATCAAGTAGCGGAAATTACAAGTAGAATGTATAAAATCCTATCAGAACACGATATTGATGTGTACTTGACCCATGAAGGTGCAGATTTAATTGGGACTGAAAGTGCCGGAGTTTCCTCTGATGTCATGGGAGAAGTGGCGGAAATGATTATCATTCTGGGAGGAGACGGTACAATACTAAAGGCAGCTCGAGAGTATGCCCCTTATGATATTCCTTTATTAGGTATTAATTTAGGGAAGATGGGTTTTCTAGCGGAAATTGAAGCTAATGAGGTTATGGCATATTTAGAAAGCCTTTTAACAGGTAATTATACAATTGAAGAGCGCATGATGTTAGATGCTACTGTGTTAAGAGATCGTAAAGAAATCACAACTTTTAGTGCTTTAAATGATGTTATCATTGCTAAGGGGCCATTTTCTAGAATAATTGAAGTTGAAACTAAAGTGGGCGGTAATTATCTGGAAACGTATCCGGGAGATGGTTTGATAGTTACTAGCCCAACAGGTTCAACGGGATATTCTTTTTCAGCTGGAGGTCCTATTATTAGTTCCAATTTGGAGGTCATGATGATTACCCCGATATGTCCTCATCTCATGCATAATAGATCTGTAATAATATCATCTGATGAGGTGGTAACTGCTAAGATGAAAACCAATTACGCTGTAGTAGTTTTAACTGTAGACGGTCAACAGGGTTTCACTTTACAAGATGGCGATGAAATAAAGGTTAAAAAATCTAACTATAAGACTAAATTAGTTAAATTACGGCGAAGAAGTTTTTATCAGTTATTAAATGAAAAATTGACAGGAGGTCAAGAAGTATAA
- a CDS encoding TlyA family RNA methyltransferase, producing MSKDKNRLDQLLVDKGYFASREQAKRNIMAGLVFVDNQKIDKPGKKVHLDVPLYVKNDHLKYVSRGGYKLEKALDEFSVNVEDRIAVDIGASTGGFTDCLLANGAAHVYAVDVGYGQLAWRLRNSQQVTVHEKTNIRHVNSDLFDDIPDLATIDVSFISLRLVIPIVNEILAHPKDILVLIKPQFEADKDQVGKKGVIKDKDIQIEVLHKVLDMAKTDLNFNVCGLTFSPITGPAGNIEFLAFLSQGSQSTSNTSMDQIVTQVVKNAHEYFKGGSL from the coding sequence TTGAGCAAGGATAAAAATCGACTCGACCAATTGCTAGTAGATAAAGGTTATTTCGCATCAAGGGAGCAGGCCAAGCGCAATATTATGGCTGGTTTAGTTTTTGTCGATAATCAAAAAATTGACAAGCCTGGAAAAAAAGTTCATCTTGATGTGCCACTTTATGTAAAAAATGACCACTTAAAATATGTAAGTCGAGGTGGATATAAACTAGAGAAAGCTTTAGATGAGTTTTCCGTAAATGTTGAGGATAGAATTGCAGTTGATATCGGTGCATCAACAGGTGGCTTTACGGATTGTTTATTAGCTAATGGAGCCGCACATGTATATGCAGTTGATGTGGGATACGGTCAATTAGCTTGGAGGTTGAGAAATAGCCAGCAAGTGACAGTACATGAAAAAACTAATATACGTCATGTGAATTCTGACTTGTTTGATGACATACCTGATCTAGCGACTATTGATGTTTCCTTTATCTCTTTAAGATTGGTAATACCCATAGTAAATGAGATACTAGCACATCCTAAGGATATCCTGGTATTAATAAAACCACAATTTGAAGCTGATAAAGATCAAGTTGGGAAAAAAGGTGTTATAAAAGATAAGGACATTCAGATAGAAGTTTTGCATAAAGTTTTAGATATGGCAAAAACAGATTTGAATTTTAATGTTTGTGGATTGACATTTTCCCCTATCACTGGACCTGCTGGTAATATAGAATTTTTAGCTTTTTTAAGTCAGGGTTCACAGAGTACTTCGAACACTTCAATGGATCAAATAGTAACACAAGTTGTAAAAAATGCCCATGAATACTTTAAAGGAGGCTCTTTATGA
- the dxs gene encoding 1-deoxy-D-xylulose-5-phosphate synthase: protein MTKLLSYINTSEDLKHLSTEDLNKLAEELREFLISSISITGGHLAPNLGVVELTLAIHKVFSPIQDKIVWDVGHQSYIHKILTGRKEQFSTLRQFGGLSGFPKPEESRYDAFGTGHSSTSISAALGMAKARDLQGSNEEVLAVIGDGAMTGGMAFEAMNHAGHEQANMTVILNDNEMSIGTNVGALSSYLSRLRTDPKYHRIKEDVEFLLKRIPAIGGKMMKSVERVKDSMKYLMVSGMLFEELGFTYIGPIDGHNIPQLMEVLNNAKDKNGPVLVHVITKKGKGYEPAEKFPDKFHGTGPFEIETGNAPKKAETAPSYSKVFGDTISEIARKNESVVAITAAMKDGTGLTNFAREFPERFFDVGIAEQHAITFAAGLARKGFKPVVAIYSTFLQRAYDQIIHDVCMQDNPVIFAIDRAGIVGGDGETHQGLYDLSYLRSIPNLIVMAPKDEAELQRMLNTAVNINKPVAIRYPRGKGEGVTLWENMTPIPLYKGETIREGSQVAMIGVGKMVPDMLEVADMLKKEGIEPTVFNARFVKPLDESSILEIAQKHEYIYTFEENTELGGFGSQVLECLSKHGLAHKLIDRFCLPDEYIPHGDRSKVLSQYSLHSQELINKILNRLRGEQIEQG from the coding sequence ATGACTAAATTATTGAGTTATATTAATACATCAGAAGATTTAAAACATCTATCAACAGAAGATTTGAACAAGCTGGCTGAGGAACTCAGGGAATTTTTAATAAGCTCTATTTCTATAACGGGTGGTCACCTTGCACCTAATTTAGGGGTAGTGGAACTGACTCTTGCTATTCATAAGGTGTTTTCACCTATACAAGACAAAATTGTTTGGGATGTAGGTCATCAATCTTATATCCACAAAATATTGACTGGGAGAAAAGAGCAATTTTCAACCCTGAGACAGTTTGGAGGATTATCCGGCTTTCCTAAACCTGAAGAAAGTCGTTATGACGCTTTCGGTACTGGACATAGCAGCACCTCGATTTCAGCAGCTCTTGGTATGGCAAAGGCTAGAGACTTACAAGGAAGTAATGAAGAAGTCTTGGCTGTAATCGGAGACGGTGCAATGACTGGTGGAATGGCCTTTGAAGCCATGAACCATGCTGGCCATGAACAAGCAAATATGACAGTAATTTTAAATGATAATGAAATGTCAATCGGAACAAATGTAGGTGCTCTGTCTTCATATTTATCTCGATTAAGAACTGATCCTAAATACCACAGAATTAAAGAAGATGTAGAGTTTCTGTTAAAACGAATCCCAGCCATTGGCGGTAAAATGATGAAATCAGTTGAACGGGTTAAAGATAGCATGAAATATTTGATGGTATCGGGAATGTTGTTTGAAGAATTAGGTTTTACTTATATTGGACCTATTGATGGTCATAATATTCCTCAACTCATGGAAGTACTAAACAATGCCAAGGATAAAAATGGCCCAGTCCTTGTTCATGTAATCACCAAAAAAGGTAAGGGATACGAACCTGCCGAGAAATTTCCCGATAAATTTCACGGAACTGGTCCCTTTGAGATTGAAACGGGTAATGCTCCGAAAAAGGCAGAAACTGCACCAAGTTACTCTAAAGTTTTTGGAGATACTATCTCAGAAATTGCCAGGAAAAATGAATCGGTTGTTGCGATTACAGCAGCTATGAAGGATGGAACCGGTTTAACTAATTTTGCTAGAGAATTTCCTGAAAGATTTTTTGATGTAGGGATTGCAGAACAACATGCAATTACTTTTGCAGCAGGTTTAGCTCGTAAAGGGTTTAAACCAGTAGTTGCTATATATTCAACTTTTTTACAAAGAGCATACGATCAAATTATCCATGATGTTTGTATGCAAGATAATCCTGTGATTTTTGCAATTGATAGAGCTGGTATAGTTGGAGGAGATGGAGAAACCCATCAAGGTTTATACGATTTATCGTACCTTAGAAGCATACCAAATTTGATAGTGATGGCACCTAAAGATGAAGCTGAATTACAAAGAATGTTAAATACAGCAGTTAACATCAATAAACCTGTAGCTATAAGATATCCTAGAGGAAAAGGTGAAGGTGTAACTCTTTGGGAGAATATGACACCTATTCCTTTGTATAAAGGAGAGACTATACGAGAAGGATCCCAAGTAGCAATGATTGGAGTAGGGAAGATGGTACCTGACATGCTTGAAGTGGCTGATATGCTGAAAAAAGAAGGTATTGAACCCACAGTTTTCAATGCTAGATTTGTTAAACCTTTAGACGAAAGTTCAATTCTTGAAATAGCTCAAAAACACGAATACATTTACACTTTCGAAGAAAATACAGAATTAGGAGGATTTGGTTCCCAAGTATTGGAATGCTTATCTAAACATGGTCTAGCACATAAATTAATTGATAGATTTTGTTTACCTGATGAATATATTCCGCATGGTGATAGATCTAAAGTACTAAGTCAATATAGTTTACATTCCCAGGAATTAATAAATAAAATATTAAATCGCCTTAGAGGTGAACAGATTGAGCAAGGATAA
- a CDS encoding divergent PAP2 family protein, producing MILNELLSNIYLISALIGWFVAQLIKFTIYLIKHRSLDLKLFVASGGMPSSHSSFVVGLTGALGFDLGWGAPITALSIVFALVVMYDAAGVRRAAGKQAEILNKLIFEDNTDKNLTEQRLKELIGHTPVEVLAGAILGFLVAYLVVF from the coding sequence TTGATTTTAAATGAACTTTTATCAAATATTTATTTGATATCAGCTTTAATAGGATGGTTTGTCGCTCAGCTTATTAAGTTTACAATATATCTGATCAAGCATAGATCTCTTGATCTAAAATTATTTGTTGCAAGTGGTGGTATGCCCAGCTCTCATTCTTCTTTTGTTGTGGGTTTGACCGGCGCTTTAGGATTTGACTTGGGTTGGGGGGCACCGATAACTGCCCTGTCAATAGTTTTTGCTCTAGTAGTAATGTATGATGCCGCTGGTGTAAGAAGGGCAGCGGGGAAACAAGCTGAGATATTAAATAAATTAATCTTTGAAGATAATACGGACAAGAATTTAACAGAACAAAGACTAAAGGAGTTAATAGGGCACACTCCTGTTGAAGTTTTGGCAGGTGCTATTTTAGGATTTTTAGTTGCTTATCTAGTTGTGTTTTGA
- a CDS encoding polyprenyl synthetase family protein has translation MSLDVFMKNNKNLVDQKLQEYLPNKSEYPTAIHEAMHYSVFAGGKRLRPLLTLAAGDLFGANKKTILPFACAIELIHTYSLIHDDLPALDNDDLRRGKSTNHVVFGEDIAILAGDALLNYAFELMTSKGVENFTDARTPLWAISEVAKASGTKGMIGGQVVDIKSEKNADIDLETVSYIHKHKTGALFTASIRIGAILSQASQADLEKLTTYAQKLGLAFQVVDDILDIEGDEQKLGKTVGKDDDNEKATYPKIMGLKESHEYASRLHHEALTAISDYGEEANILRELANKIVNREK, from the coding sequence ATGTCTTTAGATGTTTTTATGAAAAATAACAAAAATTTAGTGGATCAAAAGTTACAGGAATACCTTCCCAATAAATCTGAATATCCTACTGCAATCCATGAAGCCATGCATTACAGCGTTTTTGCTGGTGGCAAGAGATTACGTCCACTTTTAACTCTTGCAGCAGGAGACTTATTTGGAGCTAATAAAAAAACTATTTTACCATTTGCTTGTGCCATAGAATTAATTCATACTTATTCCTTAATTCATGACGATTTACCTGCCCTGGATAATGATGATTTGAGACGAGGTAAATCAACTAATCATGTAGTTTTTGGTGAAGATATAGCTATCCTAGCAGGCGATGCATTGTTAAATTATGCTTTTGAATTAATGACTTCTAAGGGGGTTGAAAACTTCACAGACGCTAGAACGCCACTATGGGCAATAAGTGAAGTTGCTAAAGCATCTGGCACTAAAGGTATGATAGGAGGACAAGTAGTAGATATAAAAAGTGAGAAAAATGCGGATATTGATCTAGAAACAGTTTCATATATCCATAAACACAAGACAGGTGCCTTATTTACTGCTAGTATCAGAATAGGAGCTATTTTATCACAAGCTAGTCAAGCCGATTTAGAAAAACTGACAACATACGCCCAAAAACTTGGTTTAGCATTTCAAGTTGTTGATGACATTTTAGATATTGAAGGGGATGAACAAAAACTTGGTAAAACAGTTGGAAAAGATGATGACAATGAAAAAGCCACATACCCTAAGATTATGGGCTTAAAGGAATCCCATGAATATGCCTCTCGTTTACATCATGAAGCTTTAACGGCTATTTCTGATTATGGGGAAGAAGCTAATATTTTACGGGAATTGGCTAACAAAATAGTCAACAGGGAAAAATAG
- a CDS encoding exodeoxyribonuclease VII small subunit: MTDNNKEEINQNNQENVEFEHALTELEKVVQALERGELTLEESLKKFQKGIELSRVCNEKLKQAEKQIEKLTKDEETGELKFEPVDFEEE; encoded by the coding sequence ATGACAGACAATAACAAAGAGGAAATCAATCAAAATAATCAAGAAAATGTAGAGTTCGAACATGCTTTAACTGAGCTAGAAAAGGTTGTGCAGGCACTAGAACGGGGCGAGCTCACCCTTGAAGAATCTTTGAAAAAATTCCAAAAAGGAATTGAATTGTCCAGAGTTTGTAATGAGAAATTAAAACAGGCAGAAAAACAAATTGAAAAATTGACAAAGGATGAGGAAACAGGTGAATTAAAGTTTGAGCCAGTTGATTTTGAGGAGGAATAA
- the xseA gene encoding exodeoxyribonuclease VII large subunit — translation MSERTVTVSQLTNYLKNLLLQDHNLKNVLVRGEISNFKHHSSGHMYFTLKDEGASLRCVMFRNRNWNLDFSPQDGMDVIVQGVVGIFERAGLYQLYVEKMYSHGLGSLHLAFEQLKEKLAEEGIFNEEYKKTLPPFPKKIAVVTSPTGAAVRDMIVTISRRFPLTSILLIPVRVQGEYAASEIRAGIDYANSIDDIDVILVGRGGGSLEEIWPFNTEEVARAIFSSKAPVISCVGHETDFTISDFVSDLRAPTPTAAAELVVPDQVELKRQVSDYKHRLTKALYHKYRNLDQRVVELLDRPVMKNPYTLISERKKELEYLDQRLLREVYHLFKLKRNKYSSLVEQLDSLSPLKTLGRGYTFCQTHDGDIVRSVTDIEQEDILKLTFFDGSAKCLVKEKQEHHISEDHSNLNSLCNEEEDYDRQ, via the coding sequence ATGTCTGAACGAACAGTAACGGTTTCGCAACTAACGAATTATCTTAAAAACCTGTTACTACAAGATCATAATCTTAAAAATGTCCTGGTGAGAGGTGAGATTTCTAATTTTAAACACCACTCATCAGGACATATGTATTTTACTTTAAAAGATGAAGGGGCTAGTCTCCGCTGTGTGATGTTTCGCAACCGCAATTGGAATTTAGATTTTTCTCCCCAAGATGGAATGGACGTTATAGTACAAGGTGTTGTAGGAATTTTTGAAAGAGCAGGCTTATATCAACTTTATGTAGAGAAAATGTACTCCCATGGTTTAGGATCGTTGCATCTTGCCTTTGAGCAATTGAAGGAAAAATTAGCAGAAGAAGGCATATTTAATGAGGAATATAAAAAAACTTTACCTCCTTTTCCCAAGAAAATTGCCGTGGTTACTTCGCCGACAGGAGCTGCAGTTAGAGATATGATAGTAACTATAAGTAGAAGATTTCCTTTAACATCAATACTGTTAATCCCCGTGAGAGTACAGGGTGAATATGCAGCCAGTGAAATAAGAGCAGGAATTGATTATGCTAACTCAATTGATGATATAGATGTGATTTTAGTCGGTAGAGGTGGAGGTTCTTTAGAGGAAATTTGGCCCTTCAATACTGAAGAAGTGGCTAGGGCAATTTTTTCGTCAAAAGCTCCTGTGATTTCATGTGTTGGACACGAAACGGACTTTACCATTTCAGATTTTGTGTCAGATTTGAGAGCCCCTACTCCAACTGCAGCAGCAGAATTGGTGGTTCCAGATCAGGTTGAGCTTAAAAGGCAAGTTAGTGACTACAAACATAGATTGACAAAAGCGTTATACCATAAGTATCGCAATTTAGATCAGAGAGTAGTAGAGTTACTTGACAGGCCGGTTATGAAAAATCCGTATACATTAATCTCTGAACGAAAAAAAGAATTAGAATATTTAGATCAGCGATTGTTAAGGGAAGTTTATCATCTCTTTAAACTTAAAAGAAATAAATACTCATCTTTAGTAGAACAGCTGGACTCATTGAGCCCTCTAAAAACTTTAGGGCGTGGTTATACTTTTTGCCAGACACATGATGGGGACATAGTCAGGAGTGTAACTGACATAGAACAGGAAGATATCCTGAAACTTACGTTTTTTGATGGTTCTGCGAAATGTTTAGTAAAGGAAAAGCAAGAACATCATATAAGTGAAGACCATTCAAATTTGAATTCTTTGTGTAATGAGGAGGAAGACTATGACAGACAATAA